The following proteins are co-located in the Leptospira hartskeerlii genome:
- a CDS encoding LIC20035 family adhesin, which produces MKKIISTAVSISLLIGCSSASVVENKGKNVEFQILEPNIRVEKFKETFNLKAEGPVNLDCSGKPCTPDQASALTPDQIKKLKRNGSWKEYVEKEDLQKNKFSVLVRVGDYKDDKREGIWKTLYETGETLRETPYVAGVKEGEDKKLAKDGTQLESTIYKADKKNGPYWSKTDKGILSDEGTYADDKKVGTWKDYYNEDGAKKSVIEFKDGKKSGKETNYHKDGNTVSSEGNNSDDLKTGYWKNYYDNGSPQSEGNYAPKGAGADKKSLRIGAWKEYYKNGKVFAEGQRDHTRKGDWTFYWSTGNPAYKGTMMNEMMMSSAEVYDKDGTIVGKGKLLFDLLLMDEKTDELKAKYKPDFPFAYYKNGKKSFEISANGTAVEYDESGAKIGQGPIMPGTNQKNDCWTTAQGKKYYVNGRENPKMGELQGCK; this is translated from the coding sequence ATGAAAAAAATTATCTCCACAGCGGTTTCAATTTCTCTTTTGATCGGATGTTCTTCGGCGAGTGTCGTTGAGAACAAGGGCAAGAATGTCGAGTTCCAAATTTTAGAACCGAATATCAGAGTAGAAAAATTCAAAGAAACATTCAATTTAAAGGCAGAAGGTCCGGTTAACTTGGACTGTTCCGGTAAGCCCTGTACTCCGGACCAAGCTAGCGCGTTAACTCCCGATCAGATCAAAAAACTGAAACGTAACGGTTCTTGGAAAGAATATGTAGAAAAGGAAGATCTTCAGAAAAATAAATTCTCCGTTCTGGTCCGCGTAGGTGACTACAAAGATGATAAAAGAGAAGGGATCTGGAAAACATTATACGAAACAGGAGAAACTTTAAGAGAAACTCCTTATGTTGCCGGTGTAAAAGAAGGTGAAGATAAAAAACTCGCGAAAGATGGAACCCAACTTGAAAGCACAATCTACAAAGCCGACAAGAAGAATGGACCATACTGGTCTAAAACAGACAAAGGGATCTTAAGCGACGAAGGTACTTACGCAGACGATAAAAAAGTCGGAACTTGGAAAGATTATTATAACGAAGACGGAGCTAAAAAATCCGTAATCGAATTCAAAGACGGCAAGAAAAGCGGTAAAGAAACGAATTATCATAAAGATGGGAACACTGTCTCTTCAGAAGGAAATAATTCGGACGATCTAAAAACGGGTTATTGGAAAAACTATTACGACAACGGGTCTCCTCAGTCCGAAGGTAACTACGCTCCGAAGGGCGCGGGTGCGGATAAGAAATCTCTCAGAATAGGCGCTTGGAAAGAATATTATAAAAACGGAAAGGTATTTGCGGAAGGGCAGAGAGATCATACTCGTAAGGGAGATTGGACCTTTTATTGGAGCACCGGAAATCCTGCGTATAAAGGAACCATGATGAACGAAATGATGATGAGTTCCGCAGAAGTATACGATAAGGACGGAACAATCGTTGGAAAAGGAAAACTTCTTTTCGACCTTCTACTCATGGACGAAAAAACTGACGAACTGAAGGCAAAATACAAACCTGATTTCCCGTTTGCATATTATAAAAACGGCAAGAAGTCCTTCGAAATTTCGGCAAACGGAACTGCGGTCGAGTATGACGAGTCTGGAGCAAAGATTGGACAAGGGCCGATTATGCCTGGGACAAACCAAAAAAACGATTGTTGGACAACGGCTCAGGGTAAAAAATATTACGTGAACGGTAGAGAAAATCCTAAAATGGGAGAATTACAAGGCTGTAAGTAA